One genomic region from Nitrospira sp. encodes:
- a CDS encoding DUF433 domain-containing protein: protein MEVQYLSRDPEIMSGALCFMGTRVLVQSLFDYLEGSSSLEEFLKDFPSVSREAAVAVLEVAKERLFAHAPAA, encoded by the coding sequence ATGGAAGTCCAGTATCTGAGTCGTGACCCGGAAATCATGAGCGGCGCCCTCTGTTTCATGGGAACCCGTGTGCTGGTTCAATCCCTGTTTGATTACCTGGAGGGGAGCTCATCGTTGGAGGAATTTCTGAAGGACTTCCCCTCAGTCTCTCGTGAAGCAGCCGTAGCCGTGCTCGAGGTGGCGAAGGAGCGTCTTTTCGCTCATGCGCCTGCTGCTTGA
- a CDS encoding fatty acid cis/trans isomerase codes for MEGEFNFLMLLPGKERERERDFWYRDAHQSVKDYVYGIHEIYRRIDPLGAGLLDFNRLENR; via the coding sequence ATGGAGGGGGAATTCAACTTCCTGATGCTGCTCCCCGGCAAGGAACGGGAGCGGGAACGGGACTTCTGGTACCGAGATGCCCACCAGTCGGTCAAGGACTATGTCTATGGGATCCACGAGATCTACAGGCGGATCGACCCGCTCGGAGCGGGGCTGCTCGACTTCAACCGGTTGGAGAATCGATAA
- a CDS encoding PsbP-related protein has translation MRSILVICALIALSCMFEHEIRAEQISQADFVQYRDERYRFSIHYPRSWSKVEATHAQTRLKAVSDGGSGGDDLSVVVTTVPGSENETPEEFLKSIDAKAYLNYLRENVPGAKLMEHGPTSLSNQAAYYFITDLTHRVMGIEVPMRQLQFQTVRKGNVYTITFRTDPEQFPGKFTLFKLMAAGFVLWPEVPATR, from the coding sequence ATGCGTTCCATTTTGGTGATATGTGCACTCATAGCGCTGAGCTGCATGTTCGAACACGAAATTCGAGCGGAACAGATCTCCCAGGCTGACTTCGTTCAGTACCGAGATGAAAGATACAGATTCAGTATCCATTATCCCCGTTCATGGTCCAAGGTAGAGGCTACTCATGCGCAGACTCGACTCAAAGCTGTGAGTGATGGCGGTTCGGGTGGCGATGACTTGAGCGTAGTTGTCACCACGGTGCCTGGGTCAGAAAACGAAACACCCGAAGAGTTTCTTAAGTCGATAGATGCGAAAGCATACTTGAACTATTTGCGCGAAAATGTGCCGGGCGCAAAGCTGATGGAGCATGGGCCCACCAGCCTTAGCAATCAGGCCGCGTACTACTTCATAACGGATCTGACTCATCGTGTTATGGGAATAGAAGTGCCGATGCGTCAGCTCCAGTTTCAAACTGTGCGCAAGGGCAACGTGTACACAATCACCTTCCGGACCGATCCCGAGCAGTTCCCGGGAAAATTCACACTTTTCAAACTCATGGCAGCAGGGTTTGTGCTCTGGCCAGAAGTGCCAGCAACGAGATGA
- a CDS encoding multiheme c-type cytochrome — MAVCLLSLIGVPSTNHERAIAQGADGQSPADWVAEIEKVFIRSEECKQCHERHYEEWKGAREQTPDLKTFGRVDAALLHGTSLASPVFRTVLGLWRQTNPTPDEQRRCLSCHVPSINAFPQHAEKIAMQVIAGTPKIEGIGCAACHLMNGIEKGLNSPPTFTLQLGNTFYGPYAHPEENLVHPAAQSDRFREVSFCASCHFDKVKDVTQKNLSGEILQGTVCQDCHMEPSTGSSTSKRGALTRPIGRHWFRGVVASGTMLKNRNLQAEWMPRIDIEVTKIDTPVEGTGIVKVGSLPHSFPDGDPVLKQFFLTVTAKDETGKVLAEETKQFGLSYDKILRGPIPDPFIKGGNTRKVPFSLTLPAGPAAASIEAVLTYSLLPTPDPLLLERYLATLQTDTEREEARKIIQEYTQRRFLTYRVKSLF; from the coding sequence ATGGCCGTCTGTCTTCTGAGCCTCATCGGCGTGCCGAGCACCAATCATGAACGAGCAATCGCTCAAGGAGCGGATGGTCAGTCTCCGGCCGACTGGGTGGCAGAAATCGAGAAGGTCTTCATCCGTTCTGAAGAATGCAAGCAATGTCATGAGCGTCATTACGAAGAGTGGAAGGGTGCCAGAGAGCAGACGCCGGACCTGAAGACCTTTGGCCGTGTGGATGCCGCTCTTCTTCACGGCACGTCGTTGGCGTCACCTGTATTTCGAACCGTGCTGGGTCTTTGGAGGCAGACGAATCCCACGCCTGATGAACAACGCCGCTGCCTGTCGTGCCATGTGCCTTCCATCAACGCATTTCCCCAGCATGCCGAGAAGATTGCGATGCAAGTGATTGCCGGCACGCCAAAAATTGAAGGAATCGGCTGTGCGGCCTGCCATCTGATGAACGGGATCGAAAAGGGTTTGAACTCACCGCCGACATTCACATTGCAGTTGGGGAACACATTCTACGGTCCATATGCCCATCCCGAGGAGAACCTTGTCCACCCCGCTGCACAGTCCGACCGGTTCCGTGAGGTCAGCTTTTGTGCCTCCTGTCATTTCGATAAGGTGAAAGATGTGACGCAGAAGAATCTGTCTGGAGAAATTCTTCAGGGCACGGTTTGTCAGGATTGCCACATGGAGCCATCGACCGGGAGCTCCACCTCTAAACGTGGTGCGCTGACTAGACCCATCGGGCGCCATTGGTTTCGTGGGGTCGTCGCTTCCGGTACCATGCTCAAGAATCGGAACCTACAGGCCGAGTGGATGCCTCGGATTGATATTGAAGTGACGAAGATCGATACGCCGGTGGAGGGAACCGGAATCGTGAAGGTCGGCAGTCTCCCGCACAGTTTCCCCGATGGGGATCCGGTATTGAAACAGTTCTTTCTGACTGTCACGGCGAAGGATGAAACGGGCAAAGTATTAGCGGAAGAGACGAAACAGTTTGGGTTGTCGTACGACAAAATCCTTCGCGGTCCGATTCCTGATCCCTTCATTAAGGGCGGGAACACGAGGAAGGTCCCATTTTCGCTGACGCTCCCGGCCGGCCCCGCCGCCGCGTCGATAGAAGCCGTACTGACCTATTCGCTTCTTCCTACGCCCGATCCTCTCCTGCTGGAACGATATCTTGCGACTCTGCAGACCGACACAGAGCGGGAGGAGGCGAGAAAAATCATTCAGGAATATACGCAGCGGCGCTTTCTGACGTATCGTGTCAAATCACTCTTCTAG
- a CDS encoding addiction module protein, giving the protein MPFNLPLKDMSLHEKLAAMESLWEDIARTPEAIESPAWHKDILNERRQRLDEGQAHFIDWEAAKADIRNKGL; this is encoded by the coding sequence ATGCCCTTCAACCTCCCTCTCAAAGATATGAGCCTCCACGAGAAGCTTGCCGCGATGGAGTCTTTGTGGGAAGACATTGCCCGTACCCCGGAAGCCATCGAGTCCCCTGCCTGGCACAAAGACATCCTTAATGAGCGTCGCCAACGACTCGATGAAGGACAAGCTCACTTCATCGATTGGGAGGCCGCCAAAGCGGATATCCGAAACAAGGGTTTGTGA
- a CDS encoding multiheme c-type cytochrome yields MLKKSSSIVLASLRGSTYRSVRLASSLAAALAGGMRGLAALGWAGENEGLFEHSAVRLSFIVIIGAAVLSDGAFTSVSAQNVTGQSLIEKTFPHSTKCKRCHERVYEEWETSPMAKSIHSPAFRASLDIYLNSTMGKDKTLCFRCHAPHVREFSDHAQLFVDQAKAGDPSLDGVACSQCHLIKSLDLGRHPPEPKYEIGSKTLYGPYGDFVQNLAHQSMELNLFQKSDLCLNCHQSVPSATNLGKANDLLGNWDQSRAVKSGKECQTCHMPQQVGESANGEKKRKIANHTFPGRVGKLRQEAAKLDVQTKVDGDKTTVMVKVQSLVPHNLPTTHPAWATVVLGLEVKGKNLKTVFSDKRVYGRTYLDAQGQKTVFDFEAVKVAEDTVLKPEEPREETFTFPTPKDTKTFDVEVGLNYAPLTGPASFLERVEAESSKGSQDPVFQPIEIVKRTENVPVGK; encoded by the coding sequence ATGTTGAAAAAGTCCTCCAGCATCGTTCTCGCATCGCTCAGAGGCTCAACGTACCGAAGCGTACGCCTCGCCTCTTCGCTCGCTGCGGCCTTGGCCGGTGGAATGCGCGGTCTGGCCGCGCTGGGATGGGCGGGTGAGAATGAAGGCCTTTTTGAACATTCTGCGGTCCGGCTCAGTTTTATCGTAATAATTGGGGCGGCTGTGTTATCTGACGGTGCGTTCACATCCGTGTCCGCTCAGAACGTCACCGGTCAGTCATTGATTGAAAAAACCTTCCCTCATTCCACCAAATGCAAACGGTGTCACGAACGCGTGTACGAGGAGTGGGAAACCTCTCCTATGGCCAAGTCCATCCATTCCCCGGCGTTCCGCGCCTCGCTTGATATTTACTTGAATTCAACGATGGGAAAAGACAAGACGCTGTGTTTTCGTTGCCATGCCCCGCATGTGCGAGAGTTTTCGGATCATGCGCAGCTCTTTGTGGATCAAGCGAAAGCGGGCGACCCCTCCTTGGATGGCGTAGCCTGCAGCCAGTGTCACCTGATCAAGTCTCTGGATCTGGGTAGACATCCCCCGGAACCGAAGTATGAGATTGGGAGCAAAACTCTCTATGGGCCCTACGGTGACTTCGTTCAGAACCTGGCCCATCAGTCCATGGAACTGAACCTGTTTCAAAAGTCGGACCTTTGTTTGAATTGTCATCAGTCAGTGCCTTCAGCGACGAACTTGGGTAAGGCCAACGACTTGCTCGGGAATTGGGACCAGAGCCGAGCCGTCAAGTCCGGCAAAGAATGTCAGACGTGCCACATGCCGCAGCAGGTCGGTGAGTCAGCCAATGGAGAAAAGAAACGTAAGATTGCAAACCATACGTTTCCCGGGCGCGTCGGTAAGCTTCGACAAGAAGCGGCGAAACTGGACGTGCAGACAAAGGTCGACGGGGACAAGACGACGGTCATGGTAAAAGTCCAAAGCCTGGTGCCGCACAACCTGCCGACCACTCATCCGGCTTGGGCTACGGTGGTATTAGGCCTTGAGGTCAAGGGTAAGAACCTCAAAACGGTATTTTCCGATAAGCGTGTCTACGGTCGAACGTATCTGGATGCCCAAGGACAGAAGACCGTGTTCGACTTCGAAGCAGTGAAGGTGGCCGAAGACACGGTCCTGAAGCCCGAAGAGCCCAGAGAAGAAACATTCACGTTCCCGACACCGAAAGATACTAAGACGTTCGACGTCGAAGTCGGATTGAATTACGCTCCATTGACTGGCCCTGCCTCATTCCTCGAACGGGTCGAAGCCGAATCCTCAAAGGGATCGCAGGATCCGGTGTTCCAGCCAATCGAAATCGTCAAGCGGACGGAGAACGTACCGGTTGGTAAGTAG
- a CDS encoding PDZ domain-containing protein has translation MKNPIYDDVSCMEALFSGLSGGRPWRGEIVSSRIVWGMVLFCGLVCCGMESVQAAMQNGAMTEDEASKLGEEFGIVVGAVDEEIQKELKLQKPQGVAVFEVIGNSRADYAGIKVRSVIKEIDKQEIRNMTDFGLAIKKAMKECNFTVGTYEPADPGDPVGWGVNFHFVGCKRD, from the coding sequence ATGAAAAATCCCATTTATGACGATGTGTCTTGTATGGAAGCGTTGTTCTCGGGACTGAGCGGTGGCCGCCCGTGGAGAGGCGAGATCGTGAGTTCTCGTATTGTCTGGGGAATGGTCCTGTTCTGTGGGCTTGTCTGTTGTGGGATGGAGAGCGTCCAGGCTGCGATGCAGAATGGTGCGATGACCGAGGATGAGGCGTCCAAGCTGGGAGAAGAGTTTGGGATTGTTGTCGGCGCCGTCGATGAAGAGATTCAAAAAGAGCTTAAACTGCAGAAACCGCAGGGCGTTGCTGTGTTCGAGGTCATCGGGAATTCACGCGCGGACTATGCAGGCATCAAGGTTCGGTCCGTCATTAAGGAGATCGATAAGCAGGAAATTCGAAACATGACGGATTTCGGTCTGGCCATTAAGAAAGCGATGAAAGAGTGCAACTTTACCGTCGGAACCTATGAGCCTGCAGATCCAGGCGATCCGGTCGGCTGGGGGGTTAATTTTCATTTTGTCGGCTGTAAGCGAGATTAG